In Oncorhynchus mykiss isolate Arlee chromosome 1, USDA_OmykA_1.1, whole genome shotgun sequence, the following proteins share a genomic window:
- the LOC118966718 gene encoding histidine-rich glycoprotein-like: protein MVLTPLQPTPWSPHLYNPHHGPHTSTTHTMVLTPLQHTPWSSHLSNTHHGPHTSTTHTMVLTPLQPTHHGPHTSTTHTPWSSHLYNPHHGPHTSTTTPWSSHLYNPHHGPHTSTTHTMVLTPLQPTPWSSHLYNPHHGPHTSTTHTMVLTPLQPTPWSSHLYNPHHGPHTSTAHTMVLTPLQPTPWSS from the coding sequence ATGGTCCTCACACCTCTACAACCCACACCATGGTCCCCACACCTCTACAACCCACACCATGGTCCTCACACCTCTACAACCCACACCATGGTCCTCACACCTCTCCAACACACACCATGGTCTTCACACCTCTCCAACACACACCATGGTCCTCACACCTCTACAACACACACCATGGTCCTCACACCTCTACAACCCACACACCATGGTCCTCACACCTCTACAACCCACACACCATGGTCCTCACACCTCTACAACCCACACCATGGTCCTCACACCTCTACAACCACACCATGGTCCTCACACCTCTACAACCCACACCATGGTCCTCACACCTCTACAACCCACACCATGGTCCTCACACCTCTACAACCCACACCATGGTCCTCACATCTCTACAACCCACACCATGGTCCTCACACCTCTACAACACACACCATGGTCCTCACACCTCTACAACCCACACCATGGTCCTCACACCTCTACAACCCACACCATGGTCCTCACACCTCTACAGCCCACACCATGGTCCTCACACCTCTACAACCCACACCATGGTCCTCATAA